The following coding sequences are from one Lolium rigidum isolate FL_2022 chromosome 6, APGP_CSIRO_Lrig_0.1, whole genome shotgun sequence window:
- the LOC124660869 gene encoding pathogen-related protein-like, translating to MAAPAGDSSGGDRYRSHLAGEGEKNTVWRHGAPPTYDAVNSLFESGRTQEWPKESLEETVQNAIKTWEMELSHKARLADFKSVSPGKFTLSVNGGRALTGEETLAVGSYNALLAGPILSATGAYDAAAETFQSSHDLFRSAFPRGFAWEVVKVYSGPPVIAFKFRHWGHMEGPYKGHAPTGDKVEFYGVAVLKVDEQLRAEDVEVFYDPGELLAGLIKGAKNEDDGEAAALAGRLKEAATVSASSADPPQQACPFLGSAKQE from the exons atggcggcacCAGCGGGCGACTCCTCCGGCGGCGACAGGTACAGGTCTCACCTGGCCGGCGAGGGCGAGAAGAACACCGTATGGCGGCACGGCGCGCCGCCGACGTACGACGCCGTGAACAGCCTCTTCGAGTCCGGGAGGACGCAG GAATGGCCCAAGGAGTCGTTGGAGGAGACGGTGCAGAACGCGATCAAGACGTGGGAGATGGAGCTCTCGCACAAGGCCCGCCTCGCCGACTTCAAGTCCGTCAGCCCTGGGAAGTTCACCCTCTCCGTCAACGGCGGCCGCGCCCTCACGGGGGAGGAGACGCTGGCCGTGGGCAGCTATAACGCGCTGCTCGCGGGGCCGATCCTATCGGCCACCGGCGCctacgacgccgccgccgagacCTTCCAGTCATCGCACGACCTCTTCCGCTCCGCCTTCCCGCGCGGCTTCGCGTGGGAGGTCGTCAAGGTCTACTCCGGCCCGCCGGTCATCGCCTTCAAGTTCCGGCACTGGGGACACATGGAGGGGCCCTACAAGGGCCACGCCCCCACCGGCGATAAGGTCGAGTTCTACGGCGTCGCCGTCCTCAAG GTGGACGAGCAGCTGCGGGCGGAGGACGTGGAGGTGTTCTACGATCCAGGGGAGCTTCTCGCGGGGCTTATAAAGGGCGCCAAGAACGAGGACGACGGGGAAGCGGCGGCGCTCGCTGGCAGGCTCAAGGAAGCGGCTACCGTGTCGGCATCATCTGCTGACCCGCCGCAGCAGGCCTGCCCCTTCCTTGGCTCCGCAAAGCAGGAGTGA